A genomic segment from Phragmites australis chromosome 6, lpPhrAust1.1, whole genome shotgun sequence encodes:
- the LOC133921962 gene encoding ferrochelatase-2, chloroplastic isoform X2: MWSSSQASTRGVVEMGRVEAGPSHFPKRPAPRNSLRLNLSRSYAVKPCSVGNRTGLSLGQCYHKKSSACKCNLGWSSQQSPDLKHHFRGYSSASEAVLTSQSDFTKLLVGNEKIAVLLLNLGGPETLDDVQPFLFNLFADPDIIRLPRLFRFLQKPLAKFISTVRAPKSKEGYASIGGGSPLRQITDAQIKRDGITKLVVLPLYPQFSISTSGSSLRLLESIFREDEYLVNMQHTVIPSWYQREGYIKAMATLIEKELTKFPEPQKVMIFFSAHGVPLAYVEEAGDPYKAEMEECIDLIMEELEKRGITNPCTLAYQSRVGPVEWLKPYTDETIIELGQKGVKSLLAVPISFVSEHIETLEEIDVEYKELALESGIKHWGRVPALGCEPTFISDLADAVIESLPYVGAMAVSNLEARQSLVPLGSVEELLAAYDSKRDELPPPVIVWEWGWTKSAETWNGRAAMLAVLALLLLEVTTGEGFLHQWGILH, translated from the exons ATGTGGTCGTCGAGCCAGGCGAGCACGAGGGGTGTGGTGGAGATGGGGAGGGTGGAGGCCGGGCCTTCCCATTTCCCCAAGAGGCCCGCGCCGCGTAACTCGCTCAG GCTCAACCTATCAAGGTCATATGCAGTTAAACCTTGCTCTGTTGGTAACCGCACAGGACTTTCTCTTGGACAGTGTTACCATAAGAAATCTTCAGCCTGCAAATGCAACTTGGGATGGTCTTCTCAACAATCACCTGACTTGAAGCATCACTTTAGAGGATATTCATCAGCATCAGAAGCAGTTCTGACCTCCCAGTCTGATTTCACTAAACTTCTTGTTGGCAATGAAAAAATTGCTGTTCTGTTGCTGAATCTTGGAGGCCCAGAGACTCTTGATGATGTGCAGCCTTTCTTGTTTAATCTTTTTGCTGATCCG GACATAATCCGTCTTCCTAGGCTGTTTCGCTTTCTACAGAAGCCACTAGCAAAGTTTATTTCTACAGTAAGAGCACCAAAGAGCAAGGAGGGCTATGCATCCATAGGTGGCGGTTCTCCTCTCCGTCAAATTACTGATGCACAG ATAAAACGTGATGGAATTACAAAACTTGTTGTGCTGCCTCTATACCCCCAGTTCTCCATATCAACTAGTGGATCAAGTCTCCGTTTATTGGAGAGCATATTCAG AGAGGATGAGTATCTGGTGAATATGCAACATACAGTTATACCTTCATGGTATCAACGTGAAGGATATATCAAGGCAATGGCAACCTTGATTGAGAAGGAACTGACAAAATTTCCAGAACCCCAAAAG GTTATGATATTTTTCAGCGCCCATGGAGTTCCTCTGGCATATGTAGAAGAAGCTGGTGATCCATATAAAGCAGAGATGGAAGAATGCATCGATCTCATCATGGAAGAACTCGAAAAAAGAGGAATAACAAATCCATGTACACTTGCTTATCAG AGCCGAGTAGGACCAGTGGAATGGCTAAAACCCTACACCGATGAGACGATTATTGAGCTTGGGCAGAAAGGGGTGAAGAGCCTTTTAGCTGTTCCCATTAG TTTTGTTAGCGAACACATTGAAACTTTGGAAGAAATCGATGTGGAGTACAAGGAGTTGGCATTAGAATCTGGCATCAAGCACTGGGGACGAGTTCCCGCATTAGGTTGTGAACCCACATTCATTTCAGATCTCGCTGATGCTGTTATTGAAAGCCTGCCTTATGTTGGCGCAATGGCAGTTTCCAATCTTGAGGCTCGGCAG TCACTTGTACCACTTGGGAGCGTGGAAGAGCTGCTAGCAGCATACGACTCGAAGCGCGACGAGCTCCCCCCTCCGGTGATTGTATGGGAGTGGGGCTGGACGAAGAGCGCAGAGACCTGGAACGGCCGGGCTGCTATGCTGGCCGTGCTGGCTCTCCTGCTGCTGGAGGTGACGACCGGAGAAGGGTTCCTGCACCAGTGGGGAATACTGCACTAG
- the LOC133921962 gene encoding ferrochelatase-2, chloroplastic isoform X1: MWSSSQASTRGVVEMGRVEAGPSHFPKRPAPRNSLRLNLSRSYAVKPCSVGNRTGLSLGQCYHKKSSACKCNLGWSSQQSPDLKHHFRGYSSASEAVLTSQSDFTKLLVGNEKIAVLLLNLGGPETLDDVQPFLFNLFADPDIIRLPRLFRFLQKPLAKFISTVRAPKSKEGYASIGGGSPLRQITDAQAEALREALCKKDVPAKVYVGMRYWHPFTEEAIEQIKRDGITKLVVLPLYPQFSISTSGSSLRLLESIFREDEYLVNMQHTVIPSWYQREGYIKAMATLIEKELTKFPEPQKVMIFFSAHGVPLAYVEEAGDPYKAEMEECIDLIMEELEKRGITNPCTLAYQSRVGPVEWLKPYTDETIIELGQKGVKSLLAVPISFVSEHIETLEEIDVEYKELALESGIKHWGRVPALGCEPTFISDLADAVIESLPYVGAMAVSNLEARQSLVPLGSVEELLAAYDSKRDELPPPVIVWEWGWTKSAETWNGRAAMLAVLALLLLEVTTGEGFLHQWGILH, encoded by the exons ATGTGGTCGTCGAGCCAGGCGAGCACGAGGGGTGTGGTGGAGATGGGGAGGGTGGAGGCCGGGCCTTCCCATTTCCCCAAGAGGCCCGCGCCGCGTAACTCGCTCAG GCTCAACCTATCAAGGTCATATGCAGTTAAACCTTGCTCTGTTGGTAACCGCACAGGACTTTCTCTTGGACAGTGTTACCATAAGAAATCTTCAGCCTGCAAATGCAACTTGGGATGGTCTTCTCAACAATCACCTGACTTGAAGCATCACTTTAGAGGATATTCATCAGCATCAGAAGCAGTTCTGACCTCCCAGTCTGATTTCACTAAACTTCTTGTTGGCAATGAAAAAATTGCTGTTCTGTTGCTGAATCTTGGAGGCCCAGAGACTCTTGATGATGTGCAGCCTTTCTTGTTTAATCTTTTTGCTGATCCG GACATAATCCGTCTTCCTAGGCTGTTTCGCTTTCTACAGAAGCCACTAGCAAAGTTTATTTCTACAGTAAGAGCACCAAAGAGCAAGGAGGGCTATGCATCCATAGGTGGCGGTTCTCCTCTCCGTCAAATTACTGATGCACAG GCTGAAGCACTGAGGGAGGCATTATGTAAAAAAGATGTTCCTGCCAAGGTTTACGTTGGAATGCGGTATTGGCATCCCTTCACCGAGGAAGCTATAGAACAA ATAAAACGTGATGGAATTACAAAACTTGTTGTGCTGCCTCTATACCCCCAGTTCTCCATATCAACTAGTGGATCAAGTCTCCGTTTATTGGAGAGCATATTCAG AGAGGATGAGTATCTGGTGAATATGCAACATACAGTTATACCTTCATGGTATCAACGTGAAGGATATATCAAGGCAATGGCAACCTTGATTGAGAAGGAACTGACAAAATTTCCAGAACCCCAAAAG GTTATGATATTTTTCAGCGCCCATGGAGTTCCTCTGGCATATGTAGAAGAAGCTGGTGATCCATATAAAGCAGAGATGGAAGAATGCATCGATCTCATCATGGAAGAACTCGAAAAAAGAGGAATAACAAATCCATGTACACTTGCTTATCAG AGCCGAGTAGGACCAGTGGAATGGCTAAAACCCTACACCGATGAGACGATTATTGAGCTTGGGCAGAAAGGGGTGAAGAGCCTTTTAGCTGTTCCCATTAG TTTTGTTAGCGAACACATTGAAACTTTGGAAGAAATCGATGTGGAGTACAAGGAGTTGGCATTAGAATCTGGCATCAAGCACTGGGGACGAGTTCCCGCATTAGGTTGTGAACCCACATTCATTTCAGATCTCGCTGATGCTGTTATTGAAAGCCTGCCTTATGTTGGCGCAATGGCAGTTTCCAATCTTGAGGCTCGGCAG TCACTTGTACCACTTGGGAGCGTGGAAGAGCTGCTAGCAGCATACGACTCGAAGCGCGACGAGCTCCCCCCTCCGGTGATTGTATGGGAGTGGGGCTGGACGAAGAGCGCAGAGACCTGGAACGGCCGGGCTGCTATGCTGGCCGTGCTGGCTCTCCTGCTGCTGGAGGTGACGACCGGAGAAGGGTTCCTGCACCAGTGGGGAATACTGCACTAG